In the genome of Carnobacterium viridans, one region contains:
- a CDS encoding PepSY domain-containing protein has protein sequence MVCKTKETTPYILAGALLLGTGLTCGYFLHKLITAKKTIHGDTILKYVKQLFLKEGPIEGSWIELQKVPLQKFALKTDVYYGGISRIEEDQLIQYEFIADAYTGSILDLYRI, from the coding sequence ATGGTATGTAAAACAAAAGAAACAACACCATATATTTTAGCTGGCGCCTTACTTCTTGGAACTGGATTAACTTGCGGTTATTTCCTTCATAAACTAATCACTGCAAAAAAAACAATTCATGGAGATACCATTTTAAAATACGTTAAACAATTATTTTTAAAAGAAGGTCCTATAGAAGGTTCATGGATAGAACTACAAAAAGTACCCTTACAAAAATTTGCGCTTAAAACTGATGTTTATTATGGCGGAATTTCAAGAATTGAAGAAGACCAATTAATTCAATATGAATTTATTGCAGATGCTTACACAGGTAGTATCTTAGATTTATACCGTATTTAA
- the ytpR gene encoding YtpR family tRNA-binding protein, producing the protein MISIYNKAGIGDTLIVMLDNSEPKEQSFEKNQDVVRIFKEATNQTVGYNFFNSSRFITIEGTGQVILTKEHVSSLNEEIALAGFSDTLESDESPKFVIGEVKECAAHPDSDHLSITQTEVDNGEILQIVCGASNIAQGQKVVVAKVGALMPNGMAIWDGELRGEPSHGMICSARELNLTDLPKQKGILVLPDSAVTGEQFQLI; encoded by the coding sequence ATGATTAGTATTTATAATAAAGCAGGTATTGGGGACACTCTTATTGTTATGTTAGACAATAGTGAACCTAAAGAACAAAGTTTTGAAAAAAATCAGGATGTTGTTCGTATTTTTAAAGAAGCAACCAATCAAACGGTTGGCTATAATTTTTTCAATAGTTCTCGATTTATTACTATTGAGGGAACGGGGCAAGTAATTTTGACTAAGGAACACGTAAGCAGTTTAAATGAAGAAATTGCTTTAGCAGGATTTTCTGATACTTTGGAGTCAGATGAATCTCCAAAATTTGTCATCGGAGAAGTGAAAGAATGTGCGGCACATCCTGATTCGGATCATTTATCTATTACGCAAACTGAGGTAGATAATGGAGAAATACTTCAAATAGTTTGTGGAGCCTCTAATATTGCTCAAGGCCAAAAAGTTGTTGTTGCTAAAGTAGGTGCTTTGATGCCTAACGGAATGGCTATATGGGATGGAGAGTTAAGAGGAGAACCAAGTCACGGCATGATTTGTTCAGCTCGAGAGTTAAACTTAACAGATCTTCCGAAACAAAAAGGTATTTTAGTTTTGCCAGATTCAGCCGTAACAGGCGAACAATTTCAATTGATTTAA
- a CDS encoding phosphotransferase family protein → MDFEIDSGWKLHPVGGDTGQAYMGTRAEEKLFLKRNSSPFLAALSVEGITPRLMWTKRIGNGDVLTAQEWLNGRALTKTEMSSPQVAKLISRIHNSATLRRMLARVGGEIVTPDQLIQKYEDNLPLDLYNHPLLSRIIKKLKAEVDLMNIVETKVCHGDIYRKNWLLSDENRLYLVDWDSAMLCDPAMDLSMLLCQYVPKDNWIDWLVHYDTELTEELKTRIMWYALMNYLIQTKKHHSETRFHEMNKDIIMLQTLYQGQNYFF, encoded by the coding sequence ATGGATTTTGAAATAGATTCTGGATGGAAATTGCATCCCGTTGGTGGTGACACTGGACAAGCGTATATGGGTACAAGGGCAGAAGAAAAGCTTTTTTTGAAGCGAAATTCTTCACCTTTTTTAGCTGCATTATCGGTTGAAGGAATTACTCCAAGATTGATGTGGACAAAACGCATCGGCAATGGAGATGTACTAACCGCCCAAGAATGGTTAAACGGAAGAGCACTTACTAAAACAGAGATGTCCTCACCACAAGTAGCAAAACTCATTAGTCGAATACATAACTCTGCGACATTGAGAAGAATGCTTGCTCGTGTAGGCGGTGAAATTGTTACTCCTGATCAATTAATTCAAAAGTATGAAGATAACTTGCCTTTAGATTTATACAATCATCCGTTACTATCACGAATAATAAAAAAACTAAAAGCTGAAGTAGACTTAATGAATATAGTTGAAACAAAAGTTTGTCATGGAGATATTTACCGGAAAAATTGGCTTTTATCAGATGAGAACCGTCTTTATCTAGTTGATTGGGATTCAGCTATGCTATGTGATCCAGCTATGGATCTGAGTATGTTGCTTTGTCAATATGTACCAAAAGATAACTGGATCGATTGGTTAGTTCACTATGATACGGAGCTGACAGAAGAGCTGAAAACGCGTATCATGTGGTATGCATTGATGAATTACTTGATTCAAACAAAAAAACACCACAGCGAAACCAGGTTCCATGAAATGAATAAAGACATTATTATGTTACAAACTCTTTATCAAGGTCAAAATTATTTTTTTTAA
- the trmB gene encoding tRNA (guanosine(46)-N7)-methyltransferase TrmB has translation MRLRNKPNAPQKIADFPQYIPEQPDNWVGRWHERFGNNHPIHIEVGTGKGRFITEMAKLHPEINYIGIELQMSVIVVALDRLIEEQLPNLQLLHVNGGSVTQYFAEGEVDQVYLNFSDPWPKTRHEKRRLTYKSFLESYETILVSEGEIHFKTDNQGLFEYSLSSFSKYGMTLEQVWLNLHESDFEGNVRTEYEEKFSSRGSRIYRVVAKFPKKIK, from the coding sequence ATGCGTTTAAGAAATAAACCAAATGCACCACAAAAAATTGCTGATTTTCCTCAGTATATACCAGAACAACCTGATAATTGGGTAGGAAGATGGCACGAAAGATTTGGCAATAATCACCCCATTCATATTGAAGTCGGTACAGGAAAAGGCCGCTTTATTACGGAAATGGCAAAGTTACACCCAGAAATTAATTATATTGGTATTGAACTTCAGATGAGTGTCATAGTTGTAGCATTAGATAGATTAATCGAGGAACAATTGCCGAATCTTCAATTATTACATGTTAATGGGGGTTCTGTAACTCAATATTTTGCAGAAGGAGAAGTTGACCAAGTTTATTTAAACTTTTCTGATCCTTGGCCAAAAACACGTCATGAAAAAAGACGTTTAACGTATAAGAGCTTTTTAGAAAGTTATGAGACCATCCTTGTATCCGAAGGTGAAATTCATTTTAAAACAGATAACCAAGGGTTGTTTGAATATTCATTGAGCAGTTTTTCAAAGTATGGCATGACACTTGAACAAGTATGGTTAAACTTACATGAGAGTGACTTTGAAGGAAATGTTAGGACTGAATATGAAGAAAAGTTTTCTTCAAGAGGCAGTCGGATTTATCGTGTAGTAGCAAAATTCCCTAAAAAAATCAAATAA
- a CDS encoding thioredoxin family protein, translated as MELLNTIEEFYIMVKESKRKTIFFFTADWCGDCQFIKPIMPEIVENHSEIDFVEVDRDKFIDLCGELSIFGIPSFVAFENGEEIGRFVNKDRKTKEEIEQFIETL; from the coding sequence ATGGAATTATTAAATACTATTGAGGAATTCTATATAATGGTTAAAGAAAGTAAAAGAAAAACGATTTTCTTTTTCACGGCTGATTGGTGTGGAGATTGTCAATTTATCAAACCTATTATGCCTGAAATAGTCGAAAACCATTCTGAAATTGATTTTGTAGAAGTCGACCGTGATAAATTTATTGATCTTTGTGGCGAGTTGTCTATTTTTGGAATTCCTAGTTTTGTGGCATTTGAGAATGGAGAAGAGATTGGACGCTTTGTAAACAAAGACCGCAAAACTAAAGAAGAAATAGAGCAGTTTATAGAAACACTTTAA
- a CDS encoding DNA translocase FtsK, which yields MPKYDGPSYEKNQDRQKKFKFPFYRDVENAPNKEESIKNSQLKNKDNQPTKQVIKNEKKNSRIDFTTFQKDNISVRNYLSTIGKEEQQKQLELKKQKKQFEKRIKQTTYSKESLKHAATPFQEGRSSTPFKVQKIPSPYYGFQERSNKKSEETNYTSILLELKKKSEDFLLFEEYLLNESNQSFVHTREKQVEVIQEVEVLPEEETIQEAEVLPEKEVIQEAEVLPEVETVQEVGIIQVPAQEITEEITEVVTSNSESIVVESSLNSAKKKRGLSRSLAGMIEEEQNIRLNRGKNVARYFGEGKTLATKAKNSIKSTRISSKTKVQSAEEIENMELMAALSRMNYLDKQTFPTNDLEQTEKLEQSQELIETQSETQSETQSETQSETQSETQSETQSETQSETQSETQSETQSETQSETQSETQSETQSETQSETQSETQSETQLDTTFTEVIEENNSISNLEESNQDEIEKNSEIITPLLEMTEEIYDENYKFPSVDLLLRPVKLEPNAIDDWVLEQAEILNESLDAFNIHAQVIGWTIGPAVTQFELQLGRGVKVNKITNLSDDLKLSLAAKDIRIEAPIPGKSSVGIEIPNKKSRPVMLSEVMESKEFKESHSPLTVAIGVNIAGEAVVSTIDKMPHGLIAGATGSGKSVFINSLLVSLLYKATPSEVKLLLIDPKAVELAPYNEIPHLLSPVISEPKAASEALKWAVNEMEERYQKLAAAGVRNIQRFNEKAEEHEDFGLKMPYIVIIIDELADLMMVASNDVQDSIARITQKARAAGIHLIVATQRPSVDVITGTIKNNIPTRVAFMVSSQVDSRTILDTGGAEKLLGRGDMLFQENGSGRPIRVQGTYVEKEIERIVKHVKDQRSANYLFEPESLMMKLESVEGKDELFEDVLPFIVSEGQVSASALQRKFKIGFNRAANLIESLENENFISGHKGSKPREVFLTKADYEEKFL from the coding sequence ATGCCCAAATATGATGGACCTAGTTATGAAAAAAATCAAGATCGCCAAAAAAAATTTAAATTTCCTTTCTATCGTGATGTTGAGAACGCACCGAATAAGGAAGAGTCGATTAAGAATTCCCAATTAAAAAATAAGGATAATCAACCAACCAAACAAGTAATAAAAAATGAAAAGAAAAATTCTAGGATTGATTTTACAACATTTCAAAAAGATAATATTTCTGTTAGAAACTATCTTTCAACCATTGGGAAAGAGGAACAACAGAAACAACTTGAATTGAAAAAACAAAAAAAACAATTTGAGAAAAGAATTAAACAAACAACTTATTCAAAAGAATCGTTAAAACATGCAGCTACTCCTTTTCAAGAAGGGAGAAGTTCGACTCCTTTTAAAGTTCAAAAGATTCCGTCTCCTTATTATGGATTTCAAGAGAGATCTAATAAGAAAAGTGAAGAAACCAATTACACAAGTATTCTTTTAGAGTTAAAAAAGAAATCAGAAGATTTCTTGCTATTTGAAGAGTATTTATTAAATGAATCAAACCAATCTTTTGTACATACAAGAGAGAAACAAGTAGAAGTGATTCAAGAAGTAGAAGTGTTACCAGAAGAAGAAACGATTCAAGAAGCAGAAGTGTTACCAGAAAAAGAAGTGATTCAAGAAGCAGAAGTATTACCAGAAGTAGAAACGGTACAAGAAGTAGGGATAATACAAGTACCCGCACAAGAAATAACTGAGGAAATTACAGAAGTTGTTACTAGTAATTCTGAATCAATAGTTGTTGAGAGCTCGTTAAATTCTGCAAAGAAAAAGCGTGGGTTATCTCGTTCTTTAGCTGGCATGATTGAAGAAGAGCAAAATATTCGACTTAATCGCGGGAAAAATGTAGCAAGGTATTTTGGTGAAGGAAAAACTTTGGCAACAAAAGCAAAAAATTCTATTAAATCAACTCGCATTTCTAGTAAAACTAAAGTTCAAAGTGCTGAAGAAATAGAAAATATGGAACTTATGGCAGCGCTAAGTCGAATGAATTATTTAGATAAACAAACTTTTCCAACTAATGATTTAGAACAAACTGAAAAACTAGAACAATCTCAAGAACTCATTGAAACACAATCAGAAACACAATCAGAAACACAATCAGAAACACAATCAGAAACACAATCAGAAACACAATCAGAAACACAATCAGAAACACAATCAGAAACACAATCAGAAACACAATCAGAAACACAATCAGAAACACAATCAGAAACACAATCAGAAACACAATCAGAAACACAATCAGAAACACAATCAGAAACACAATCAGAAACACAATCAGAAACACAACTGGATACCACTTTTACCGAAGTAATTGAAGAAAATAATTCTATCAGTAACTTAGAAGAGTCAAACCAAGATGAAATAGAAAAGAATAGTGAAATTATCACTCCTTTGTTGGAAATGACAGAAGAAATATATGATGAAAATTATAAGTTTCCATCAGTAGACCTTTTGCTTCGACCTGTAAAACTTGAACCAAATGCAATTGACGATTGGGTTCTAGAACAAGCAGAAATATTAAATGAGTCTTTAGATGCTTTTAATATCCATGCTCAAGTAATCGGTTGGACGATTGGGCCAGCAGTTACTCAATTTGAACTTCAATTAGGGCGTGGTGTAAAAGTTAACAAAATTACGAATCTATCTGATGATTTAAAACTTTCGCTAGCGGCAAAAGATATTCGTATAGAAGCTCCGATTCCTGGGAAAAGTTCGGTAGGGATTGAAATTCCGAATAAAAAATCAAGACCTGTGATGCTATCAGAAGTGATGGAAAGTAAAGAGTTTAAAGAAAGTCATTCTCCTTTAACGGTTGCAATTGGAGTTAATATAGCAGGTGAAGCAGTTGTCTCGACTATCGATAAAATGCCTCATGGTTTGATTGCCGGAGCAACAGGTTCAGGTAAAAGTGTTTTTATCAATTCACTTTTAGTAAGTTTGCTGTATAAAGCTACACCAAGTGAAGTGAAATTGCTTTTAATTGATCCAAAAGCAGTTGAGTTAGCTCCTTATAATGAAATTCCCCATCTCCTTTCACCAGTCATTTCCGAACCTAAAGCAGCTAGTGAAGCTTTAAAGTGGGCAGTAAACGAAATGGAAGAACGTTACCAAAAACTAGCAGCTGCAGGAGTTCGAAATATTCAACGCTTTAATGAAAAAGCAGAAGAACATGAAGATTTTGGGTTGAAGATGCCTTATATTGTCATTATTATTGATGAATTGGCTGATTTGATGATGGTGGCTAGCAACGATGTACAAGATTCAATTGCTAGAATTACTCAAAAAGCTAGAGCAGCGGGAATTCATTTAATTGTTGCTACACAACGCCCAAGTGTGGATGTCATTACAGGAACTATAAAAAATAATATTCCGACTAGGGTAGCCTTTATGGTATCTAGTCAAGTTGATTCACGTACGATCTTAGACACAGGTGGAGCTGAAAAGCTACTTGGAAGAGGAGATATGTTGTTCCAAGAAAATGGATCAGGACGCCCAATTCGTGTGCAGGGAACGTATGTTGAAAAAGAAATAGAGCGTATTGTTAAACACGTGAAAGACCAACGATCCGCAAATTATCTATTTGAACCCGAGTCACTGATGATGAAATTAGAATCAGTAGAGGGAAAAGATGAACTATTTGAAGATGTCCTTCCTTTCATTGTTTCAGAAGGACAGGTTTCAGCATCTGCTCTCCAACGAAAATTCAAAATCGGATTTAATCGAGCAGCCAATCTAATCGAATCTCTAGAAAATGAAAATTTTATATCTGGTCACAAAGGATCAAAACCGCGAGAAGTATTTTTGACAAAAGCTGATTACGAAGAAAAGTTTTTATAA
- the murC gene encoding UDP-N-acetylmuramate--L-alanine ligase produces MKKETIYHFVGIKGSGMSALALILHDKGFKVQGSDIEKYFFTQKNIEEAKIPMLNFDKENIHQGLTVIAGNAFPDTHEEIVAANELGLTVIRYHDFLAQFIGQFTSVAVTGSHGKTSTTGLLAHVLSPLKSTSYLIGDGTGHGVPDADFFILEACEYRRHFLAYQPDYAIMTNIDFDHPDYYSSLSDVFDAFQSMAVQVKKAIVACGDDEQLQKLQANVPILYYGFEDHNDFQAKNMTRSTTGSTFDVYVRDEFYGHFEIPTFGKHNILNALSVIAICQYENIDKEGVIENLKTFKGVKRRFSEKQMLDMVIIDDYAHHPSEIRATIDAARQKYPDKEIIAIFQPHTFTRTVALLSDFAESLNLADSIYLCDIFGSVRENQGDVTIQDLVNKIDNGASILSEENMSPLLDHHDAVAIFMGAGDVQKFELAYETLLSHSALTKE; encoded by the coding sequence ATGAAAAAAGAAACAATTTATCATTTTGTTGGTATTAAAGGTTCTGGTATGAGTGCTCTAGCTTTAATTTTGCACGATAAGGGATTTAAAGTTCAAGGATCGGATATTGAAAAATATTTCTTTACACAAAAAAATATTGAAGAAGCTAAAATACCAATGTTAAATTTTGACAAAGAAAATATTCATCAAGGATTAACTGTTATTGCGGGAAATGCTTTCCCAGATACTCATGAAGAAATAGTTGCGGCTAATGAATTAGGCTTAACCGTTATTCGTTACCATGATTTCTTGGCACAATTCATTGGTCAATTTACTAGTGTTGCAGTTACAGGATCACATGGAAAAACAAGTACAACAGGTTTATTAGCCCATGTGTTAAGTCCACTTAAAAGCACAAGTTACTTAATCGGAGATGGAACTGGTCATGGAGTACCTGATGCAGACTTCTTTATTTTAGAAGCATGTGAATACCGTCGTCATTTTTTAGCTTATCAACCGGATTACGCTATTATGACAAATATTGATTTTGATCATCCAGACTATTATAGCAGTCTTAGTGACGTCTTTGATGCCTTCCAGTCAATGGCAGTTCAAGTGAAGAAAGCTATTGTGGCTTGTGGAGATGACGAACAGTTACAAAAACTCCAAGCTAATGTACCAATCTTATATTATGGTTTTGAAGATCATAATGATTTTCAAGCTAAAAATATGACTCGTTCAACTACAGGTTCTACATTTGATGTTTATGTAAGAGATGAGTTTTATGGACATTTTGAGATTCCAACGTTTGGTAAACATAATATTCTTAATGCTCTTAGTGTAATTGCTATTTGCCAATATGAAAATATTGATAAAGAAGGCGTAATAGAAAATTTAAAAACATTTAAAGGCGTTAAACGTAGATTTAGCGAAAAACAAATGTTGGACATGGTAATCATTGATGATTACGCACATCACCCATCTGAAATTCGTGCAACAATTGATGCTGCTCGTCAAAAGTATCCGGATAAAGAAATTATTGCTATTTTTCAACCACATACTTTTACTCGAACAGTCGCATTGCTGAGTGATTTTGCGGAATCGTTGAATTTAGCTGACTCTATTTATCTATGTGATATCTTTGGATCAGTACGTGAAAATCAAGGAGACGTTACGATACAAGATTTAGTTAATAAAATCGATAATGGTGCGTCAATATTAAGCGAAGAAAATATGTCACCATTGTTAGACCATCATGATGCAGTTGCTATTTTTATGGGAGCTGGAGATGTTCAAAAATTTGAACTAGCATACGAGACATTGCTAAGTCATTCAGCATTAACAAAAGAATAG
- the pepA gene encoding glutamyl aminopeptidase yields the protein MEDKTFDLIKKLTEAQGTSGFEHRVRDIMRKEMTPLVDEIQQDGLGGIFGIRKSKIENAPKIMVAAHMDEVGFMIASISKQGLFRVVPLGGWNPYVVSAQRFTLQTAKGDYPCVSSSVPPHLLRGKDGAGSKLDIADILFDAGFDSKEEAEAFGVRPGDAIVPDVETIKMANGKKILSKAWDNRYGTTVVIEALKELQGEQLANTLIAGANVQEEVGLRGAKGAVHQFKPDLFFAVDCSPADDLTGDKTKFGHLGEGFLLRIQDPGMITLKGMREFLLDTATTHNIPYQYFVSKGGTDAGAAHQMNNGVPSAVIGVCARYIHTHQTVFHIDDYAAAKEMVVQVARTLDRSTFETIMKNN from the coding sequence ATGGAAGATAAAACATTCGATTTAATCAAGAAATTAACTGAAGCTCAAGGAACAAGTGGCTTTGAACACCGTGTACGTGATATTATGCGTAAAGAAATGACTCCATTAGTAGATGAAATTCAGCAAGATGGTCTTGGAGGTATTTTTGGAATCCGTAAAAGTAAAATAGAAAATGCTCCGAAAATCATGGTAGCAGCTCATATGGATGAAGTTGGTTTTATGATAGCCAGCATTTCAAAACAAGGATTATTTAGAGTTGTACCTTTAGGGGGATGGAATCCATATGTAGTTTCAGCACAACGGTTTACACTTCAAACTGCTAAAGGCGACTACCCATGTGTTTCTTCCTCTGTTCCGCCGCACTTATTGAGAGGTAAAGATGGAGCTGGGAGCAAATTAGACATTGCTGATATTTTATTTGATGCAGGTTTTGATTCTAAAGAAGAAGCTGAAGCATTTGGAGTACGCCCAGGAGATGCAATCGTGCCTGACGTGGAAACGATAAAAATGGCTAATGGTAAAAAGATTTTAAGCAAAGCTTGGGATAATCGTTATGGTACAACGGTTGTTATTGAAGCTTTAAAAGAACTACAAGGTGAGCAGCTGGCGAATACACTAATTGCTGGAGCTAATGTTCAAGAAGAAGTCGGTTTGCGAGGAGCAAAGGGAGCGGTTCATCAATTTAAACCAGATTTATTTTTTGCTGTAGACTGTTCACCTGCGGATGACTTAACAGGAGATAAAACTAAGTTTGGTCATCTTGGAGAAGGCTTTTTATTAAGAATCCAAGATCCAGGAATGATTACTTTAAAAGGAATGCGTGAATTTTTGTTGGATACTGCAACAACACACAATATTCCGTATCAATATTTTGTTTCTAAAGGCGGTACAGATGCTGGTGCAGCTCATCAAATGAACAATGGAGTTCCAAGTGCGGTCATTGGCGTGTGTGCTCGTTACATCCACACACATCAAACGGTCTTTCATATAGATGACTATGCAGCAGCAAAAGAGATGGTTGTGCAAGTTGCACGGACTCTAGATCGTAGTACCTTTGAAACGATTATGAAAAATAATTAA
- a CDS encoding universal stress protein, whose protein sequence is MLDTQQYQRILIAVDGSESSENALIKAIKIAERNNSELIIAHVFDVNSYALGMIDTAGITAIDAIGIDTDKEIMENLLKEYKQTAIKHHLKNVETIMVQGAPRKELTQSIPNDYHVDLIVVGQTGMNAVERWMMGSVSEHIIRNAPCDVLVVRNKKQDEEVNND, encoded by the coding sequence ATGTTAGATACACAACAATACCAACGTATACTGATTGCGGTAGATGGAAGTGAATCTTCAGAAAACGCACTTATAAAGGCTATTAAAATAGCAGAAAGAAACAATAGTGAATTAATTATTGCTCACGTTTTTGATGTAAACTCTTATGCTTTAGGAATGATAGATACTGCGGGTATAACGGCTATAGATGCAATCGGAATTGATACAGACAAAGAAATAATGGAAAATCTTTTGAAAGAGTATAAACAAACAGCTATTAAACATCATTTGAAAAATGTTGAAACAATCATGGTACAAGGTGCTCCAAGAAAAGAATTAACTCAAAGTATACCAAATGATTACCATGTAGATTTGATTGTAGTTGGACAAACGGGTATGAATGCTGTTGAAAGATGGATGATGGGTAGCGTGAGTGAACATATTATTCGCAACGCTCCTTGTGACGTTCTAGTTGTACGAAATAAAAAACAAGATGAGGAAGTTAATAATGATTAG